Below is a window of Procambarus clarkii isolate CNS0578487 chromosome 19, FALCON_Pclarkii_2.0, whole genome shotgun sequence DNA.
TTCAGCCACGTTCATTCTTATCTTATCATTTTTTCATTCTTATCTTGTAATAATCAATAATGACACATGATGATTGATGATGACAATAACACAACATCACACGTACTCTGGCTGTTGATGTGGATCTCCATGGAGATCATCTTGACGTTTTTGAGCAAGTTGGGAGTGTGGGTGAAGATGTCTTGGAAGACGCTCGGTTCTGATCCCTCGATGTCGAGCTTGAGGTAGTCCAGGGTAGAGTGCTCGTGCCCCAGCATCTTGAGGATGTTCACGTAGCGGTCCATCTGGGAAGTCATACGGGTGAGAAACACTTATAGTGATCTTCctggtaagttgaccagaccacacactagaagaagtgacgacgacgtttcggtccgtcctggaccattctcaagtcgattgtgctacCCACAATagccttgagaatggtccaggacggactgaaacgtcgtcgtcccttcaccttctagagtgtgtggtctggtaaacatactttagccacgttattgtgactcatcgcctgcatctaccTGGGAACTTAAACAGATAAGAACCATTCACACGGAACATATAAATAGTACTCCACTTGTATAAAATGTTCAATAACATATATTTGTTTGAAATTCCAAGTTTTGAACGAAATGTCCAGCGTACGAACACGAAGGCCTTAAGCGTAATCCAGTATTTGCAGATATTGTGCAAGTACTGCTTTTTCACCCCACACGGCTATaaccccatggaaccgcctacccgctgaagccataAATGACAAAAactctgttaaattttaaaatccaactggaagTGATCATCAGGGTAAATAAGGGGGAGACGGATGACAAGCCGCTTGCTTCCTGTCCTGGTCGAGGTCACTAGCGTTAGTGGCCTCTCAGGTAAATAGATCCCATGCCATCTATCTTTACAAACTTGGCAACAGTCCCCCCTTCAGCGTGTTAAGTACTACACATATACTGAGTGAAGACTTGTAGCCATGTTAAGTACTACACATATACTGAGTGAAGACTTGTAGCCATGTTAAGTACTACACATATACTGAGTGAAGACTTGTAGCCATGTTAAGTACTACACATATACTGAGTTAAGACTTGTAGCCATGTTAAGTACTACACATATACTGAGTGAAGACTTGTAGCCATGTTAAGTACTACACATATACTGAGTTAAGACTTGTAGCCATGTTAAGTACTACACATATACTGAGTGAAGACTTGTAGCCATGTTAAGTACTACACATATACTGAGTTAAGACTTGTAGCCATGTTAAGTACTACACATATACTGAGTGAAGACTTGTAGCCATGTTAAGTACTACACATATACTGAGTTAAGACTTGTAGCCATGTTAAGTACTACACATATACTGAGTTAAGACTTGTAGCCATGTTAAGTACTACACATATACTGAGTTAAGACTTGTAGCCATGTTAAGTACTACACATATACTGAGTGAAGACTTGTAGCTGAGAGTGTCCTGGCCACTCCACCTACCACACTGGACCCGTCCCCTCGTAGGGTCTGCCTGTTGGAGATGCCCATGTTGAAGAACTGGATGAAGGGGGAGCGGTTGTGGTCCCTCAGACCGATGGTGTGGTCGAAGGCGTATACCTGTGCGGGGAGAGGTGGATAGGCATCTTATGTGTTTGAACTATACGATGGTAAGTCTATTACCCAACCCGCACATATGGAAAGAGAAGGGGGAAAATGACAACGTTTCGGCGTTTCCTGGAACTGTATTAAGTTGTAATTAGATCCAGCTGTGTCTAGGAAGGTTCGAAATGACTTCAAAAGTTCAacacgtcctcagaccaagttcattccatccagcggtcgaccccaaagacgcattcatcaattttaacgtgcattcaaaataagaattttatcaaatataaattagtattgttatatattagtatagttatatatttaggccctggttaggataggttaggtgtttagattctgttggcgataatttgtatttgtagtacgtgggtgaagcatttacagcgttgtggttcgaacaaaattcgtcagtgaagcacttgttccggaagtgttcgggcgTCATAAGTTGTGAGACGTGTGTAAACCGTTCTTCACTCACAAACAGGgggagtttggcgggtgcatggaatcactattGGGTGTTtgtttcagcccgtcctccaaacaaagatccaaaagtgattccatgcacccgccaaacccccccctgtttgtgaatgaagaacggtttacacacaactcacaactgctgacgttcgaacacttctggaacaagtgcttcactgacgaattatgttcgaaccacaacgctgtaaatgcttcacccacgtactacaaatacaaataatcgccaacagaaccttaacacctaacctaacctacgcatatatatgtacaatatgctaatatattataataataatttatatttgagaacattcccgttttgaatgaacatcatgttaaactttatgaatgcgtctgtggggtcgaccgctagaTGTAATGAGCTTGAGTCTCATTGAGTCAGGACGGGttgctttgtttggaggacgggctgccgcaGGATAgattggacttggtctgaggacgggttgttttatAAGGACTTCACTTCCAAGAGCGAAGCCAATTCCTCAtcacgacgggagacatctcccgtcacgcagggtgcagtcgcacctccacagatctccagtatcatctattgatactggtaatggctcaaaagggccaccacttacgggctattcatgcccgtgccaccttttgggtggcttaatctttatcaatcaatcaatcaagagtgaagcatttacagaggtgcgattcgaacagaggatGTCAGCTAAGCGCTCTTTGCTGCTTGAGAAATTTTCAAatgagaattattattattattattattttatttatttatttatttatttttttttttaaacctagaaggggtaccaccactggtgcaagtgtagggacccatagcctcggagaagaaaataaagagtactcagagaagaccttgtggatcctcactgaacactttgatattttcttctcctattctCCTATTCTTCTCctattttatttatgtatttatttatatatatatacatgaaggtacattgggtttatgagagtatatagcattgatgttttctattcttgtaaagtcactatcaCGCATatagcgcttcgggcaggtccttaataatctagcagataattttaagtaggcaatttctagcaaaattgagaAATGTTAACAggaacattgtaagaaaatttgaagaagaTTAATAAGTACATTGtggtaaaatttgaggattatcaacaggtacattgtagcataatttgaggattatttctaaGTATATTGTAGTAAAATATGCGtccaatataacaaccatgatataagatgatagctTATAGGAGATAGcaatgatagcaatgattacaatggtgaagttgcatggcttaggcacatatattgAGGAACTGGGTACCACTAGATACAGTACGAGTTTAAAGCACCAgggaggaaactatgaagatgaaattaggtacttttttattttatttttgaattaGGCAAAAATTGGACAGCTTCTCAACTGGCtacggagtgagttccatagaccaggtccctttatttgcatagaatgtttacacagatttagtttgactctggggatatcaaagatatatttatttctggtgtggtgataatgggttcgATTATATCTGTCTAAGAAGAGGTTTAGAACAGAGTTTGCACTTAAGAACAGTTTTTTGGAAATGTAAGTGGCACacaagaatgtgtggagggagtttatgttcagcatgtttagggatttaaacaagggggctgtgtgttgtctgaaaacagagtttgttattgttctgatagcagaattttgctgggtgatgatggacttgaggtggtttgcagtagtTGAACTCCACTTTTTATGAAACTGAAACATATTATGTTTATTTTGAAACAtccttatttaaaaaaaaatggtgaGTAAATGTGTGTGCTAAGTATACGAGGCCTACTGTAGAATAAGGCAGAGATGTGTTCTCAGGGTTAACTGTAAATAATTGGGAATTAATGgaaagttgttgacattattgtaAATTATTAGTTATTGCTGTACTGACAAAGATGTGTGAAAGAAAACGCCCACCGAGCATCATGAAAGAGAAAACGAGTATAATGCAGCAGTAACTCATCCAAAAAAGTAAGTTTCCCAGTGTCGGTACCAGGAGACCAATTTAGGTCATCGCGGTCCCCCTTCCCTAGGTAAGTGTTTCCCAACCAGGGGTCCACGAACCCCTCGGGGAGAGTCCATTGAAGTGCATCAAAGGACTTATAGGACAAACATCTATTTAACTCTTATGAGTGTGTTGAAATGAATGTCTCCTGTTAAAATTTACTGTAAATTTTAATAGTTCGATCTTTTTTGCTGCAGGGGTCCACAGATTAGAATGtgattgtagggggggggggtgcttgttAAATGAAGAATGAGGAACAATATGCTGGACCTACTGCCTTACCAACAGGCAATGAAATCACAGTAGCATGACATATATATGAGAagacagcagtctccgtggtgtagtggtaagacactcgcctggcgttccgcgagcgctatgtcatgggttcgtatcctggccggggaggatttactgggcgcaattccttaactgtagcctctgtttaacgcaacagtaaaatgtgtacttggatgaaaaaacgattcttcgcggcagggatcgtattccagggaccataggattaaggacttgcccgaaacgctacgcgtactagtggctctacaagaatgtaacaactcttgtatatatctcaaaaaaaaaagaaaaaaagaaaatcgTTGGAGCTTGACCGTGACATCGAGCCGGGAGTCTTGGAGGTCACTCCCAAGACTCCCGCCTTACCTACTGCACCACAACGTTCCTAAAATGGGGTAAAACGTGTGTATGGGGTGACCTAAGACCCTTTCCAAGGTCACGTTAAGACCCTGCCCAAGGTCACTCATAGGGCTCCGTCCAAGGTCAGCCCTAGGACCCCGTCCGTCCAAGAGCTCCGGACAATTTCTCAACACCAGTACATACCTTGCACTGGTACTTGGTGCTAATGTCGTCATCGAAGGTCCAGTCGCTGGAGATCCCAAAGGAGTAGACAATACAGTGTCGAGGTTTGACGTTGAACTTTGGACTCAGGCAGACCCATTTCTCCCCCAGGACAACGGGAGGCGTGAAGTTCCGCAGCCTCCCTCCGAGCATCACCTGTTGAAACAAACGGGAAACAGAATCCTTTCCGGCAAAATACCAATTCAAGATATTGAAGTTAAGTCGCATTGGTGTGGTTGAACATTTATACACCCAACTTACACATGTGATTATCAAgggaagcgacgacgtttcgatccgtcctggaacaTTATCGAGTGTTGATAATGGTccgggatggaccgaaacgtcgtcaaaaaaatcataagaacataattaaattaaagcttaagttacattctctagaaaggcgaagaattaggggtgacatgatagaggtatacaagtggatgaatggacataacaagggggatattaatagggtattaaaagtatcaacaaaagacagaacacgaagcaatgggcataaattggataagtttagatttaggaaagacatgggtaaatactggttcggtatcaGGGTTATTgttttgtggaactaattaccacgtaacgtggtggaagtggggtcccttgattgtttcaagcgtgtgttggacatatatatgagtgggattgggtggttataaataggaactgcctcgtataggccaataggagctgcctcgtataggccaataggagctgcctggtatgagtCAATTAGaagtgcctcgtatggaccaataggagctgcctcgtatggaccaatagcagctgcctcgtatggaccaataggagctgcctcgtatggaccaataggagctgcctcgtatggaccaataggagctgcctcgtatggaccaataggagctgcctagtatggaccaataggagctgcctcgtatggaccaataagagctgcctcgtatggaccaataggagctgcctcgtatggaccaataggagctgcctagtatggaccaatagacgtTCTGTAGTTTCATCTATTCTTAAACTCATATTATTCATTTAGTGTTGGGAGGCGCCCTTCAGCGCCCTTATAATGCCTCTTGGCAAGTGAATGCGCTAACCACTTCACCACGACGTGTTAAAGTACTTACGAGCTTCTCACAGTCCAGTCTTCGCTGCGTGACGTAGTTGTAGAAGTCGTAGATGTTAGACAGGTTCTTCAAGGGACACCTTTTCTGTCCTGGAGAGGTGATTAAAGATTAAGATGTGACAGATGAGAGTTGtttgctgttatagattcagctactcggaacaagttccaagtagtacgggctatggtgagcccgtaacttacctggcacaggagcggggcaagtagtacgggctatggtgagcctgtaacttacctggcacaggagcggggcaagtagcacgggctatggtgagcccgtaacttacctggcacaggagtggggcaagtagcacgggctatggtgagcccgtaacttacctggcacaagagccgtGCTGTGCTGGCAGATGAGAGGCTATTGAGGCTCTACAAGGGGGGTTCGACCTAGCGTCCTTGGGATCCCCAGACACACTACGACACCATGGTGCTGTTGGTTGTGAGGGCCTGGGGTGTCCAgggacgcgggttcgatcccatacAACAGCTTCACTATTTTCTCAGATACATCAccatctggtgacgtcattgtCGATCTTTGATTCATTTTTTTCAGATCTTGTATACATTTAttgttaaaaaaattatattgttaATACATATAATTTGTAAATTGATGAGGGATTATAATTCGAATGAAATTATATATGGAAATAATTATTTAAGTGAGCAACGCTTGGAGCACTGAGGTTGATTCGAACTTGCGTCAACACATGACGGCACCAACATATAGAAACTGGATTTAGGTATACAAGTTCAGTGACTTACAAACCCCTTGTAAGCGTAGTCAAAACTTTGGCTTGTGTTGCTTTCAAGCTCGTCGTGGCACAGTGGGTAACGCGTACGTCTCTGATTACCCGTACAGCGAGTTCAAGTCCACCGCATGACTCCAGACTTTTTTGTCATGGATAGATCAGGCTGTTGTGATTGGCTCGTAGTTATCCAAGTCCTGCAGTTGTCAATACAAGTGTCGTCATTATGACCATTTAACGATCGTTTCAGTAGGTAATTTTGATCGTATGTCCTGAACTATGTTTGGTCCACTTTACGTATTGCTTCGTAACACAAAGACAGTCACGCACGGACAAGTTACTCGACCTACGACCACAGGAACGACACGTCGTACTTGCAGGGTACACTTACCCCAATCCTCTTCATCCTTGGCGATGTCGTCCTCACCGTAGAAGGCGCTGCTGCTGTTACTTCGGCACTCACAGTGGTTgccaccagtactaccagtaccaccaccaccagtaccaccaccagtaccaccaccatgagCAGCTCCACGACCGTCTGGTCTAGATCTTGGCCAAGAGTTCTCCCGGGTCTTACAGTGGCTCCCCTCGAAGTAGAAATAGCTGTAATGGAGAGTCAAGTTAGAATTGTTTCATCTCTACACAATAACGTGCCTGACAAAACTCCCCGACCCCCACATATGTATGACATGAAGGTGACGACGttacggtccgccctggacccctTATCAAGCACCAAGTGTGACCAAAACGTCGTCACGTCAATATATCTTACGAtgttactaatatatatatatatatatatatatatatatattagtatattttggtagcagtctttcttgtaaacatatgttgttaaatatgaccgaaaaagtaagattaataattctaaaacgaattttctcaatgtttcttatatttttcttcactgttgatggtaactgaaaaatcaattctccaaaattcatttttatttctagtttgacgcgacacttgagcgcgtttcataaaacttattacattttcaatcactttagtttacacagacacaactataactgaacagagcttgttgttgttgttgttatagattcagctactcggaacaagttcctagtagcacgggctatggtgagcccgtaacttacctggcacaggagcggggcaagtagcatgggctatggtgagcccgtggtggacttaccaggcacaggagcggtgctaaaaaaaagcttaaacatcttcgtttttatacctgcatttgggtgaggtgatatgttacaacagttttggatgaggtgaaaacaaactttcaacacaagacagaacacgaaacaatgggtataatattgggtaagtttagggaagaatggaagtaactgcaaagggcctattggcccatattttttgatgcttctatattggtgcggagtcttgaagtgggtagaatatagttgtgcattaattggctggtgattgctggtgtcgacttcttaatgtgtagtgcctcgcagatgtcaagccgcctgctatcgctgtatctatcgatgatttccgtgtttttt
It encodes the following:
- the LOC138366412 gene encoding probable methyltransferase-like protein 24; the protein is MAGQWSSNLNLELPSPTFNQTLDEIRDRSELCHETSPRAEARELRIKRLLHPLHSRICTWQLTPSIDVQSHHIELLHAALTINTVVYPHIPSSYFPTTRSGRRSPGPTGPVSYFYFEGSHCKTRENSWPRSRPDGRGAAHGGGTGGGTGGGGTGSTGGNHCECRSNSSSAFYGEDDIAKDEEDWGQKRCPLKNLSNIYDFYNYVTQRRLDCEKLVMLGGRLRNFTPPVVLGEKWVCLSPKFNVKPRHCIVYSFGISSDWTFDDDISTKYQCKVYAFDHTIGLRDHNRSPFIQFFNMGISNRQTLRGDGSSVMDRYVNILKMLGHEHSTLDYLKLDIEGSEPSVFQDIFTHTPNLLKNVKMISMEIHINSQKNREEFWKYFQLLDCFGFKVMFSEINPVSRKTRPRKDLVVACCYEVVWARDRQW